A portion of the Thermotoga sp. SG1 genome contains these proteins:
- a CDS encoding MoxR family ATPase, with protein MREKIEKIILNIERVIKGKREAIKAVVATLLAKGHVLMEDVPGVGKTMLARSLAISLGVDFKRVQFTPDLLPTDLTGLYIYDRKKEDFVFKRGPIFTDVLLADEINRATPRTQSALLEAMAEGQVTVDGITHRLSDRFFVIATQNPIEYEGTFPLPEAQLDRFMTCVKMGYPDEKAEMEMLTSQEKGHPVEHLEPVLNPEELTGLQKAVRNVFVSDDVKRYIVDIANATRNHPSLLLGMSPRGSIALMHFSMALAFMEGRDFVLPDDVKKAALYVIPHRVIQSAESRLKRERKEDIVKEILDHVKVVE; from the coding sequence GTGAGAGAAAAGATCGAAAAGATAATCCTGAACATCGAAAGAGTCATAAAGGGAAAGAGGGAAGCGATAAAAGCGGTTGTCGCGACACTTCTTGCAAAGGGACATGTTCTCATGGAAGACGTGCCGGGTGTTGGAAAGACCATGCTCGCAAGATCCCTTGCAATATCGCTGGGGGTTGATTTCAAGCGGGTTCAGTTCACACCAGACCTGTTACCAACGGATCTCACTGGGCTGTACATCTACGACAGGAAAAAAGAGGACTTCGTTTTCAAAAGGGGACCCATATTCACCGATGTTCTTCTGGCAGACGAGATAAACAGGGCGACTCCGAGAACCCAGTCTGCTCTTCTTGAGGCGATGGCGGAGGGACAGGTAACCGTGGACGGAATCACCCACAGACTCTCCGACAGGTTCTTCGTCATCGCCACACAGAATCCCATCGAGTACGAGGGAACCTTTCCGCTTCCCGAGGCTCAACTGGACAGGTTCATGACCTGTGTGAAGATGGGATATCCAGATGAGAAGGCAGAGATGGAAATGCTCACCTCTCAGGAAAAGGGCCATCCTGTGGAACATCTGGAACCAGTTCTGAACCCCGAAGAACTCACAGGTCTTCAGAAAGCGGTGAGGAACGTCTTTGTCAGCGATGACGTGAAACGCTACATCGTTGATATAGCGAACGCAACGAGAAACCACCCGAGTCTTCTTCTGGGTATGAGTCCGAGAGGAAGTATCGCCCTCATGCATTTTTCCATGGCCCTTGCGTTCATGGAAGGAAGAGATTTTGTCCTTCCAGACGATGTGAAAAAAGCAGCCCTCTACGTGATCCCGCACAGGGTGATCCAGTCTGCCGAGTCCAGACTCAAGAGAGAAAGGAAGGAGGACATAGTGAAAGAAATACTCGATCATGTGAAGGTGGTTGAATGA